A section of the Malania oleifera isolate guangnan ecotype guangnan chromosome 2, ASM2987363v1, whole genome shotgun sequence genome encodes:
- the LOC131147655 gene encoding heavy metal-associated isoprenylated plant protein 3-like gives MCKLKKKRSKTKSSCPAAVQLQLVGNRTRGRLRWRWQWQWQYAGGEESILWWLLSLARRTKQGQRVWAHFHLALPPCIYPSSPPAGSPLTILSNFAAACEISTHFPSNCLSPPFAFTNPYPTTLSLSLSCHTSYSKNTDPIHTAETRISRSRSHAPRPQLLSAAISAPSPLRIRPSASFHRTRFPTMAKKKSKNGGQNTQGQGANKEAVPDAVVLKINFDCQGCIDKVLKCVKRFKGVESMTPEFEKNKLTVLGDVDPLKLREEIKQKTNKDAEIISSPPKKEKDNGGGGEKTADDKEDKKAEEKKAKEAQVDLKMKKRCACEGCKNGLHEIISKTRGNLALTMEPSKDLIALKGKMDAKALESLKEKLKKYVTIEPETKDGGGEKKGKGGSGDNKEIAKADENKKKEEEAPRAEGYRLEYLVPAPGYVYGYPIVPADHMFSDENPNAYCSVM, from the exons atgtGTAAATTAAAAAAGAAGAGAAGCAAAACAAAAAGCAGCTGCCCTGCAGCCGTACAATTACAATTAGTAGGCAATAGAACGCGAGGACGTTTGCGGTGGCGGTGGCAGTGGCAGTGGCAGTACGCAGGAGGAGAGGAGAGCATTCTGTGGTGGCTGCTTTCACTAGCACGGAGAACCAAACAGGGGCAGAGGGTGTGGGCCCACTTTCACCTTGCCCTTCCCCCTTGCATTTATCCTTCATCCCCACCTGCCGGTTCACCGCTCACCATATTATCAAATTTTGCTGCCGCCTGCGAAATTTCAACCCACTTTCCCAGCAACTGCCTTTCACCCCCCTTCGCGTTCACGAACCCGTACCcgaccactctctctctctctctctcgtgtcaTACATCATACAGCAAAAATACTGATCCCATTCACACAGCGGAAACACGCATCTCACGTTCACGCTCCCACGCGCCACGCCCACAACTGCTCTCTGCAGCTATAAGTGCCCCTTCCCCCCTCCGCATTCGTCCCTCTGCTTCATTCCACCGCACCAGATTTCCTACAATGGCCAAG AAGAAAAGCAAGAACGGAGGACAGAACACCCAAGGCCAAGGAGCGAACAAGGAGGCAGTCCCCGACGCTGTTGTCTTGAAGATTAACTTCGACTGCCAGGGTTGTATTGACAAAGTGTTGAAATGCGTTAAGCGTTTTAAAG GCGTGGAATCAATGACACCGGAGTTCGAGAAAAACAAGCTAACGGTGTTAGGCGATGTGGATCCATTGAAGCTTCGGGAAGAAATCAAGCAGAAGACGAATAAGGACGCCGAGATAATCTCTTCGCCGCCAAAGAAGGAGAAAGACAACGGCGGGGGAGGCGAGAAGACCGCGGATGATAAAGAGGATAAAAAGGCAGAAGAGAAAAAAGCCAAAGAG GCACAGGTGGATTTGAAAATGAAGAAGCGCTGCGCCTGCGAGGGTTGCAAAAATGGTCTGCACGAAATAATTTCCAAGACCAGAG GCAATCTGGCATTGACGATGGAGCCATCTAAGGATCTGATTGCGTTGAAGGGGAAAATGGACGCAAAGGCCTTGGAGTCCCTGAAAGAGAAGCTGAAGAAATACGTCACCATCGAGCCGGAAACGAAGGACGGCGGCGGCGAGAAGAAGGGGAAAGGAGGAAGCGGCGACAATAAGGAGATTGCGAAGGCAGacgagaacaagaagaaggaagaggaggCTCCCAGGGCAGAAGGGTACAGACTGGAGTACTTGGTACCCGCACCCGGGTACGTATACGGGTACCCAATTGTCCCAGCGGATCATATGTTCAGTGACGAGAACCCAAATGCTTATTGCTCCGTCATGTGA